The following coding sequences are from one Ruficoccus amylovorans window:
- the cas2 gene encoding CRISPR-associated endonuclease Cas2: protein MDPLKFKMGWLIVAFDLPVTEKEARKAYADFRKFLLNDGFQMIQFSVYARPMVTYSRMQTHLRRVEQEIPPEGKVRAWYVTQSQWQRSLVIHGKPAERMPPEGLPEQIQLW from the coding sequence ATGGACCCCCTCAAATTCAAAATGGGCTGGCTGATTGTGGCCTTCGACCTGCCGGTCACAGAAAAGGAAGCCCGTAAGGCATATGCGGACTTTCGTAAATTTCTGTTGAACGATGGTTTTCAGATGATACAATTCTCAGTATATGCCCGCCCAATGGTTACATACTCGCGCATGCAGACTCATCTGCGTCGGGTTGAACAGGAAATTCCTCCTGAAGGAAAAGTTCGGGCCTGGTACGTTACCCAATCCCAATGGCAGCGAAGCCTGGTTATCCATGGCAAACCAGCCGAAAGAATGCCCCCCGAGGGACTCCCGGAACAGATACAACTTTGGTAA